TTGTTTCTTCTTCAGAAAGATTAATTCCTAATTGGTGGTAAGCCATTTTTTGAACAGCTTCTTCAATCGTTGCGATTTTTCCATCATGGAAATAAGGCCCTGTGAGCGTGATGTTTCTCAAACTGGGAACCTTAAAAACAAATTTATCTTCAGGTTTTTTGGTAACATTAAAACGACCCAAATCTTCAGTTTTGTATTCATTTACTAAACCGACTTTTCTGTAAGAATTCCCGCCAAGTAAATTTCCAGAGTGGCAAGATGTACAACCAGCAGCAAGAAAACTCTTAAACCCTTCTTGTTCCGCTTTGCTCATTGCCTTAAAATCTCCCTTCACAAAGTCATCAAATCTGGAAGGAGTCACAAGCGTTCTTTCAAATGCAGCAATTGCTCCAGCAAGATTATCATAGGTTACAGGAGCTTTATCATTAGGGAAAGCTTCCGCAAATAATTTTGGATATTCAGCATCTTCATTTATTCGTTTGAGTACTTCTTTTTCGGATGGCATTGCCATTTCAACTGGATTCAAAATAGGACCTTTGGCTTGTGCTTTTAGATCCGCAGCTCTTCCGTCCCAAAATTGGACAAAGTGAAATCCAGCATTTAACACTGTTGGTGAATTCCGATCCCCATTTTTGCCGAATGCACCAGGAGATGTGGGAAGATTGTCTACACCTGCGGATTTTCCTTCAATATTGTGACAGGAGTTACAGGACTGAGATTCATTCATCGAAAGTTTTTTCTCAAAATAAAGTTTTTTACCGAGTGAAATGAGTTTTTCAGAATCATTTTCAGATCCTGGCATTTTTTCTGGTAAAGCACCAATGATTTGTTTCGCTTTTCCTTGGATTTCTTTTGTTTCTTCTGAAGGACCACAAAAGACCAAAGAAAAGAGTAGAGCTGTCATTAGAAAAGGTGTAAGTATTTGTTTAAGCATGTCTTTCCTCTATCGGCTATATACCGAGAAATCAATTATCTGGGCAAGTGAGATTTATCCTCCATAAAATCAAAAGTACGAGTGAAACCCGAGCTTCCGCGCTAAAAACTTCGTAAAATAGAGGCATTTTACCTCTTATCATTCAGAAAGGATGCTAATGGAAACGGCATTCAAAGGCAAATGAATGGCATAGTCGTGCCTTATCGATGGAAACTTCACTGAATTCAAACCAGAGCCTCTTGGCACGATTTTTGCAAAATAGTGTCTGTACAATCGTTAGGGGGCTTGATATGTTAAATACGAGAAGAACAGAAAGAATACCATCGATCGAATGGGATGACCTAGTCTTAAAATTATTTTCAATCAATGAAAAACCAGAATTTCTAGTCACGAAAATAGGTAATATCTCTGAGCTTGGAGTCAGTAGTTGGATCCAACACGAAATTGGATTAAATGAAAAAGATCAGGTAACCGGGGTCATTGAAAGTGATTTAACACGGTCTCGAATAACATTCAGAGGAAAAATCGCTTGGATGAAAGAAACTGACGATGGTATCCAATTTGGGATCAAATTTGCCGAGGAGTTAATTTTACCCAATTTTATCATCGCAAGATCAATGGCGGAATCAGCAGCATAAAAAAACGATTTCTTCGTTCCAATCGGAAGACTTTCCTCTCGATTTAGGAACTATACAATCCGATACTTGTAAGGAAGCTATGTCCCAAGTGAAACATTTGATATCCTGGCAAGATTGGTCCGATGGAGAAATCCAAGAGTTACTCGACTTTGCAGTGTATGTAAAGAAAAATCGGGTGTACTTTTCAGGGCATATGTCTGGACGTTCTCTCGCAATGTTGTTCCAAAAAACATCCACGAGAACCAGAGTATCTTTCGAAGCTGGTATGACTGAACTTGGTGGGCATGCAATTTTCTTAGATTGGATGGCATCCAATTTTTTACTGTCTGATATCGATTTTGAAGGAAGATATCTCTCAAGTAATGTTGCCATCATTATGGCACGTTTAAAAAAACATGAAGATTTGTTAGTGTTAAAATCGGGGTCTACTGTCCCTGTTATCAATGGCTGTTGTAATTTGTTTCATCCTTGTCAATCCTTAGCAGATATCCTAACAATTGTAATGGACTCTCCCAATGACTGGAAAAAGAAAACCTTATGTTACATTGGAGTTCATAATAATGTAGCCAATTCACTTGTAGAGATTACGGCTGCGCTTGGCATTCATTTAATCCTTGTTACACCAATTGCTTCAAAAGAATCCATTGTTACAAATGCAATGGAAAGAGCAGAAAAAAAAGGCACTGTTTCATGGGAAATGGATGTAAAAAAAGCAGTATCTCATGCTGATTATGTATACACGGATACATGGGTGGATATGGAATTCTTTAACGATCCAAAGTTTCAAAAAGAAAAAGAAGAACGGATCCAAATGATGATGCCTTACCAAGTGAACACAGCACTTATGAAACACACGAAAGCCAAAGTGATGCACGACATGCCGATCCACGCAGGTTATGAAATCACTAGAGAAATGGTAGAAAGTGATCGATCAATTATTTTCACTCAAGCCGAAAATAGACTCGATGCACAAAAAGCTGTCATTTTAAAACTTTTAGAAAATCATAACTAATCGGTTAGTCAAAAAAGCACTCTTATTTGTGATATAAATCTACTGAATTTTTGTAATTACATTGAGTTTCAATTTTTAGAGAATGTGAGAATTTGGATTCTACACCTACTCTTTGGTTCCTGATTCTGAATACTTTTCCCATGGTGGCTCTTTTCGATTCACCATCCAACCACTAAAACCATCGAGAAAATAAAGAAAGTCGATTTTGTCATCGTGATCAAAATCAAATTTTTGTAAGGCCTCATCATAACATTGGAACCAGGTTGTCCTTTCTTTTTCTGAGATGGGAAAAACAAAATGGCGCATCCTCATCCTTGCAGGACCCCATTTTTCTAAATAATAACTCGGACCACCTAACACCTGAATCAAAAAGTCTGCTTGTTTCTCTTTTGCCAAATCCCAATCTCCTTTGAACATCCAACGAATCTCTGAGGTACGGATCAGATCATAAAAATCGGAAACTAACTGGCGGATGTTTGTCTCTCCCCATTTTTCGAAGAGATGTTTTACATTGGGATTGGTCGGTGGTGGTCCGCCAGGAGGAGTGTAAATATCGTTTGGATCCAAATCAATTTCCAGATTTGCGAAAGGGACAGGAAGGGGAAGTCGATTTTCGACCGGAGCCGCGAGGCGGAGCCCGGACTGGCCCGGCCCTTTGGCACAAAGGGTTCGCCCAGAAAGTTCTGAACGGTGCGAGAATTACCTCCCATGTAACTTTACTATAATGGTTTCATGGGACTTAGAGCAGTTCGGATTTTGCCATTAAATCCTGGACGACAGGCAAAATTCACAAAACTTGGTAAAAAAATCCGAAAAAGGTATACTAAATGGCACTGACTCACCCGCAATCAGCTCTCTTTGCAGGAGAAAAACCTTTCCCTATCATCCCTGCTTGTGAACACTTCGCTGGATCTGAAAAACTCATCACAAAAGCTCTCGAGTTACAAAACAAACTTGGCGGACTTTTCGACATCACGATGGACTGTGAAGACGGTGCTCAAACAGGGAAAGAAAAAGAACACGCAGAAATGATTGTTCGCATTCAAAACTCTGAACTCAACAAACACAAAATGAGTGGTGTTCGTATTCATGACTATACCAACGAACATTGGAGAGGTGATATTGATATCATCGTTCCAGGTGCAGGAAACGTAATCGCTTATATCACAATTCCAAAACCAACAAAAGCAAGCCAAGTGAAAGAACAAATCACTTACATCCAAGATGCTTGCAAAAAAGCTGGAATCAAAAGAGAAATTCCAATTCACGTATTAATCGAAACTCACGGTGCATTGAACGATGTATTTGAAATCGCAAGCCTTCCATGGTTACAAGTTTTGGATTTCGGACTTATGGATTTTATCTCTGGTCACCATGGTGCAATTCCTGCTTCATGTATGAAGTCACCAGGTCAGTTTGATCATGAATTGTTAAGACGTGCGAAATCATCTATGGTCGCTGCCGCTCTTATGAATGGTGTAATCCCTGCACACAATGTCACGTTGGATTTAAAAAACACTTACCAAACGTACCAAGATGCAAAACGTGCTCATGATGAATTTGGTTTCTTACGTATGTGGTCCATTTATCCAGCACAAATCCAATCAATTTTAGATGCGATGGCACCTAACTTTGCTGAAACTCAAACTGCTTGTGATATTCTTATCAAAGCACAAGATGCTGATTGGGGACCAATCCAACATGATGGAGATCTTCATGACCGAGCAACTTACCGTTATTTCTGGGAATTAGTCCAAAGAGCAAAACTCACAGGACAAAAACTTCCAGATGAAGTAGAAAAAAGATTTTTCTCAAAATAGATTTTTAAATCTAAATAGAGATTTTTCCAAAAAGGCCCACTTAAAGTGGGCTTTTTTTTTACTTCAATTTGAATTTCTCTACCTGAGTGGAAAGGTAAGAGGCTTGCGAGGCAATTTCAGCAGAAACAATGGTTAGTTGGTCGGAACCTGAGGCAACATCTTGAGTACCATTGGATATACTAATAATCGTTTTGGAAATTTCTTCAGTTGCCCTTTTTTGTTCAAACACTGCTTCTTCAATTTGTAAATTTAAGTTTGTCAGTAAATTTGAATTTTGTGCAATGTCTTTTGCATTATTTTCCTGCAAAAGAACTGAATTTAACACTCGCTTTGCGGATGTTTCAAATTCTTTTACTCTGTTATTCAATAAATTTAATACTTGAGCGGCTTCCGTTACTTTTTGGTTTCCATTTTCCACAGCTGAATTTGTAGAAATCACTAAATCTCCAATTTCTTTCACGGATGTACCTGTTTGTAACGCAAGTTTTCCAATTTCTTCTGCTACCACAGCAAATCCGCGTCCTGCATCCCCTGCCCTTGCTGCTTCGATTGCAGCATTGAGTGCTAATAAATTAGTTTTTTCTGAGATTTCAGTAATGATATCCAATACTTCACTGATTCGTTCCGCTTTTTCACCAATGTCTTCCATAGCTTTTGTAGAATCGTTCATTGCAGTTTCACCAACCAGAGCGTGTTCTCGTGATTCCGATGCAAACTTAGCTAAGTATTCCATCTCTTTGTTGATGTTTTGTACTTCTTCCCTAAGTGTTAAAACGGACTTATCAATTTCTTTCGTCTTAAGAACAGCTTCTTCCATTGATTTGCCAACATTATCAGCCGAAGCAGACAATTCTTCTACTGCAGCAGAAGATTCTTCCGCAGCACTTGCCTGTGTTTGAGATATATCTGATAAGTTTTGTGAAGTTGATGCCATTTGTTTTGATTGGTTACCCAATTTTTCGACTGTTTGTTTAATATCTCCAATGATAGAGACCAAACTATTTCTCATCTGATTCATCGAATCTAACAAACTACCTATTTCATCAGTATTGATTTCGTCAGCAGATGTTGATAGATTACCACTTGCAATTTGTGAGGAAAATTGAATTGCTTTGTTTAAGCGGTTACTGATCAAATTTTTAAACACAAAATTTAAGAAAAACAATACAACAAAAAGAATGAGTAATGAGATTGTCACAGAACTAATGATCACTTTTGTCACTTGTTCTGTGAGAATTGAATCAGGAATACTCACCTGTAATGCCCAAAATTGTGGATCTTTTCCAATATGAAATGGAGTAAAATAATCTGTGTATCCATCATGTTGGATGGTAAACATTTCTCCTAATTTCAATTTTTCTAAATAAATTTTGAGATGTTCTGGATTTTGAATTTTTTTCCCAAGTTTCTCTTTGTCTTGTCCATACATCACATAAGTTCCGTTATCCGAAATAAAAGAGATATATCCCTGACCACGAAAAGGCCGGTTGTCCCCAATTTTTTCCTGAAGAGTTCCAATATCTAAATCAATTCCTGCTGCACCTAAAAATTTTCCCTTTGGATAAATAGGCACAACCAAAGAAATCATTTGGATTTTTTTCCCTCCTGCAAGGTATTCATAGGGACCAAAAACTTTGGCTTTATTGGTCTTTTTTACCTGAAGATAAAAATCACCTGCACCATTTGGATTATCATAATCAACCAGAGGTTCAAAATTAATTTTTCCATCGGGAGTGTGATGGAGATAGGGAATGAATCTTCCCGTTTTATCATGGCCAGGTTTCGAAACAAAGGCCGCATCCCGTCCTTCATAGGCATTTGGTTCGTAACAAAGCCAAATTCCAAAAATATTATCATTCCTTTCTA
This genomic interval from Leptospira limi contains the following:
- a CDS encoding cytochrome-c peroxidase; protein product: MLKQILTPFLMTALLFSLVFCGPSEETKEIQGKAKQIIGALPEKMPGSENDSEKLISLGKKLYFEKKLSMNESQSCNSCHNIEGKSAGVDNLPTSPGAFGKNGDRNSPTVLNAGFHFVQFWDGRAADLKAQAKGPILNPVEMAMPSEKEVLKRINEDAEYPKLFAEAFPNDKAPVTYDNLAGAIAAFERTLVTPSRFDDFVKGDFKAMSKAEQEGFKSFLAAGCTSCHSGNLLGGNSYRKVGLVNEYKTEDLGRFNVTKKPEDKFVFKVPSLRNITLTGPYFHDGKIATIEEAVQKMAYHQLGINLSEEETKKIVLFLGTLADKNRAN
- a CDS encoding methyl-accepting chemotaxis protein; amino-acid sequence: MSIRQRVSLFIAGILFVGFTILTSFQIYRTITDLRLEIQENAKITSEKWSFQIQEHLNAMMGVIRGYRFALFYASPPRESMVSSLREILERNDNIFGIWLCYEPNAYEGRDAAFVSKPGHDKTGRFIPYLHHTPDGKINFEPLVDYDNPNGAGDFYLQVKKTNKAKVFGPYEYLAGGKKIQMISLVVPIYPKGKFLGAAGIDLDIGTLQEKIGDNRPFRGQGYISFISDNGTYVMYGQDKEKLGKKIQNPEHLKIYLEKLKLGEMFTIQHDGYTDYFTPFHIGKDPQFWALQVSIPDSILTEQVTKVIISSVTISLLILFVVLFFLNFVFKNLISNRLNKAIQFSSQIASGNLSTSADEINTDEIGSLLDSMNQMRNSLVSIIGDIKQTVEKLGNQSKQMASTSQNLSDISQTQASAAEESSAAVEELSASADNVGKSMEEAVLKTKEIDKSVLTLREEVQNINKEMEYLAKFASESREHALVGETAMNDSTKAMEDIGEKAERISEVLDIITEISEKTNLLALNAAIEAARAGDAGRGFAVVAEEIGKLALQTGTSVKEIGDLVISTNSAVENGNQKVTEAAQVLNLLNNRVKEFETSAKRVLNSVLLQENNAKDIAQNSNLLTNLNLQIEEAVFEQKRATEEISKTIISISNGTQDVASGSDQLTIVSAEIASQASYLSTQVEKFKLK
- a CDS encoding LEPBI_I2431 family sigma-54 regulated protein, which produces MLNTRRTERIPSIEWDDLVLKLFSINEKPEFLVTKIGNISELGVSSWIQHEIGLNEKDQVTGVIESDLTRSRITFRGKIAWMKETDDGIQFGIKFAEELILPNFIIARSMAESAA
- a CDS encoding globin domain-containing protein; its protein translation is MDPNDIYTPPGGPPPTNPNVKHLFEKWGETNIRQLVSDFYDLIRTSEIRWMFKGDWDLAKEKQADFLIQVLGGPSYYLEKWGPARMRMRHFVFPISEKERTTWFQCYDEALQKFDFDHDDKIDFLYFLDGFSGWMVNRKEPPWEKYSESGTKE
- a CDS encoding HpcH/HpaI aldolase/citrate lyase family protein, translating into MALTHPQSALFAGEKPFPIIPACEHFAGSEKLITKALELQNKLGGLFDITMDCEDGAQTGKEKEHAEMIVRIQNSELNKHKMSGVRIHDYTNEHWRGDIDIIVPGAGNVIAYITIPKPTKASQVKEQITYIQDACKKAGIKREIPIHVLIETHGALNDVFEIASLPWLQVLDFGLMDFISGHHGAIPASCMKSPGQFDHELLRRAKSSMVAAALMNGVIPAHNVTLDLKNTYQTYQDAKRAHDEFGFLRMWSIYPAQIQSILDAMAPNFAETQTACDILIKAQDADWGPIQHDGDLHDRATYRYFWELVQRAKLTGQKLPDEVEKRFFSK
- a CDS encoding ornithine carbamoyltransferase; the encoded protein is MSQVKHLISWQDWSDGEIQELLDFAVYVKKNRVYFSGHMSGRSLAMLFQKTSTRTRVSFEAGMTELGGHAIFLDWMASNFLLSDIDFEGRYLSSNVAIIMARLKKHEDLLVLKSGSTVPVINGCCNLFHPCQSLADILTIVMDSPNDWKKKTLCYIGVHNNVANSLVEITAALGIHLILVTPIASKESIVTNAMERAEKKGTVSWEMDVKKAVSHADYVYTDTWVDMEFFNDPKFQKEKEERIQMMMPYQVNTALMKHTKAKVMHDMPIHAGYEITREMVESDRSIIFTQAENRLDAQKAVILKLLENHN